Within the Emticicia oligotrophica DSM 17448 genome, the region AAGCAGCCATTGCTACAGTTTCGGTTGCTAAAGGATACCCAGAAGATTACCGTAAAGGTGATGTGATGACGATTCCAGAAGCTGATAAAGATACGATTATTTTTCATGCTGGAACAAAAATAGCTACTGATGGAAACGTAGTTACGAGTGGCGGACGTGTAATCGTAACAACTGCTATGGCTCGTACGCTAAATTCTGCCCGCAAAAAATCGCAGGCAATGGCAAAAAAGATTATATTTGAAGGAAAATATTTCCGCAATGACATCGGTAAAGACTTATTGAAGTTTTTAAAGGATGAAAATTCGTAAAGAAATTAAACTTATACCTGCTCAAAAGGAATTTGTGGAAGATTTGAAACATTCATTAGAATAAGTAGAATTATATTTACAAGGAAAGATTCGGTTATAAGATGCTTTTGAGTTTTTAGAGGAGTTAAAAAGAGAAGAATTAAACTTCATGCCGTAGGTATGAAACATTTTCTTAATTAAAATCCCGAAGGGATTTTAATTAAACGGTTGATATTTTAATTAAAATAACAACTGACCATTAGGCAAAATGCCTAAACTTTCATTAAACCCATTCGTGGGTTGAACTATAGATATATACAAAAAAAATGGGCTGTGGACAATGTTCATCGGGAGGTTGTGGAGCAGTTAAAGCAATAGGCCAAACCGAAAAATCGAATCATAAAACCGTAGCAGGATGCTCATCTGGAGGCTGCTCAACGGGTGGATGTAATAAAATGAATGCGTTTGACTGGTTATCTAATATGGATGTACCACGTTCAATGCGTTATGATGTGGTGGAGGTGAAGTTTAAAGGCGGACGTAAAGAGTATTTCCGCAATTCAAATAACCTAGACCTCTACACTGGCGATTTCGTAGTTTGCGAAATGGCTTCGGGCTATCATATTGGTACTGTATCACTGCAAGGCGAGCTAGTACGTTTGCAAATGATAAAGAAAGGTATCAAAGACAATGAAGAGCTTCGTAAAATTCTACGTGTAGGTACTGAGCGAGATTTAGAAAAACACCAACAATCTATTGCACGCGATATACCTACAATGTATCGAGTGCGTGAAATTGCCAAGGAATTGAAGCTACAAATGAAGATGTCAGATGTGGAGTTTCAGTCTGATAACACAAAAGCTACCTTCTACTATTCTGCCGACGACCGTGTCGATTTTCGTGAAATGATTAAAATTTTGGCTTCTGAATTTAAAATCAGAGTTGAAATGAAACAAATCAGTTTACGTCAAGAAGCTGCACGCGTGGGTGGAGTTGGCTCATGTGGGCGTGAGTTATGTTGCTCTACATGGTTGACTGATTTTCGTGCCATTCCTACTTCAGCAGCACGTTATCAGAATCTTTCGCTTAATCCGGCCAAGCTTTCTGGGCAATGTGGCCGTTTGAAGTGTTGTTTAAACTATGAGTTAGAAACTTATCTCGATGCCCTAAGCGATATTCCAACTGTAGATAAACCTTTGAAAACAGAAAAAGGGATAGCGGTATTACAAAAGACCGATATTTTTCGTCGAATCATGTGGTTTAGCTACAATAATGATATTAACTGGCATTCGCTTCCAATTCATCAAGTAGTAGAAATTATGAAGATGAATGAAAATGGAATTTTACCTAATTCGCTCGAAGACTTAAATATTGTTGACACAGAGATTTTGGATAAGAATGCCCCTAAAAACTCTGACTTAGACCGTTTGGATAAAAAATATACTGATAAGAAGAAACAGCCACAAAACCAGGTTAATAGAAACCAGCCTAATCGCCCGAATAATTCACCCCAAAATAATCAGAATAACAAAAATGCTGATTCTACGAAGGTGCAAGAACCTGTTTCTCAAAAGCAGCATAATCAAGGTAAACAAAACCAACCGCAAGGAAATAACCAGCAGGGTGGAAAGCCACAAGGAGATTCTCAAAAAAATCAAGGTAATAATCAGCCGAGGGGAAATAACCAGCCAAATAATCAGAATAAAGGTAATAACCAACAGGCGAATCAAAAACAGCAAAATCAAGGCAATAACCAGCCTAAAAACCACCCGAATAATCAAAAGCAGGGTAATCAGAATCAGCAGGGAAGCCAACCAAATAACCAACAAAAGCAAGCTAACCAGCCGAATCAACAACCTAAGCAGCAAGGCGGTGGACAAGCGAAACCAAACCAGCC harbors:
- a CDS encoding PSP1 domain-containing protein, whose amino-acid sequence is MGCGQCSSGGCGAVKAIGQTEKSNHKTVAGCSSGGCSTGGCNKMNAFDWLSNMDVPRSMRYDVVEVKFKGGRKEYFRNSNNLDLYTGDFVVCEMASGYHIGTVSLQGELVRLQMIKKGIKDNEELRKILRVGTERDLEKHQQSIARDIPTMYRVREIAKELKLQMKMSDVEFQSDNTKATFYYSADDRVDFREMIKILASEFKIRVEMKQISLRQEAARVGGVGSCGRELCCSTWLTDFRAIPTSAARYQNLSLNPAKLSGQCGRLKCCLNYELETYLDALSDIPTVDKPLKTEKGIAVLQKTDIFRRIMWFSYNNDINWHSLPIHQVVEIMKMNENGILPNSLEDLNIVDTEILDKNAPKNSDLDRLDKKYTDKKKQPQNQVNRNQPNRPNNSPQNNQNNKNADSTKVQEPVSQKQHNQGKQNQPQGNNQQGGKPQGDSQKNQGNNQPRGNNQPNNQNKGNNQQANQKQQNQGNNQPKNHPNNQKQGNQNQQGSQPNNQQKQANQPNQQPKQQGGGQAKPNQPQGGNQGQQGGGKPNQNRPNNNQGGGGNQPKHQNNQPKKGNQQNPQQKQGDKPNQPNKPNGAA